From Jiangella mangrovi:
CTCCGCGGCACTGCACGTCGACCCCGACCGCCCCGGCTCGCCCATCACCCTGACCGACGACGCCCTGGCCGAGGCCCGCGCCACGCACCCGCTGCGCTACGCCATGCCGGTGGTGCGGCGGCTGCTCATCGACGACGCCGCCGAGGCCGGCGTGCTGGTCATCGTCGGCGACGCCCAGGGCCGGCTGCTGTGGGCCGAGGGCGACGAGGACCTGCGCCGCCGGGCCGAGCGGATCCACCTCGTCGCCGGGGCGGACTGGGGTGAGGACGCCGTGGGCACCAACGCCATCGGCACCGCGCTGGCCGTCGGCGACACCGTCCAGGTCTTCGGCAGCGAGCACTACACCCGCAGCGTGCAGCCGTGGAGCTGCACCGCCGCGCCCATCCGCGACCCCCTCACCGGGCACGTCCTCGGTGTCCTCGACATCACCGGCGGCGCGTCCGTGGTGGCCCCGCAGTCGGCGTTCCTGGTCCGCTCCGCCGTCGCCGCGGTCGAGGCCGAGCTGCGGTTGCTCGGCGCCACCGAGGGCATGGCGGCCCCCGGCAGCCGTCTCGAGGTCCTCGGCCGGCCGCGCGGACAGCTGACCCACCGCGGCCGGACCCACGAGCTGAGCCTGCGCCACACCGAGCTGCTGCTGCTCCTCGCCGAGCACCCCGACGGCCTGCCCGCCGGCGAGCTGGCATGGCAGCTGTACGAGCACGACGCCGCCGAGGTCACCGTCCGGGCCGAGATGTCGCGGCTGCGCAAGGCGGTGCC
This genomic window contains:
- a CDS encoding GAF domain-containing protein, which codes for MPRLSLALPHGADPVSRWRITARAHENFLRSDPRGDAEVRPVVLESWRRSAALHVDPDRPGSPITLTDDALAEARATHPLRYAMPVVRRLLIDDAAEAGVLVIVGDAQGRLLWAEGDEDLRRRAERIHLVAGADWGEDAVGTNAIGTALAVGDTVQVFGSEHYTRSVQPWSCTAAPIRDPLTGHVLGVLDITGGASVVAPQSAFLVRSAVAAVEAELRLLGATEGMAAPGSRLEVLGRPRGQLTHRGRTHELSLRHTELLLLLAEHPDGLPAGELAWQLYEHDAAEVTVRAEMSRLRKAVPDLVSPAGQYRLQTELRTDAMEVAERLTRGDHRSAVELYKGELLPRSTAPGVVALRYRLHGWLRNVLLQSGDTEALRTYATSPAGREDTQIWRACLDRLAPGSPHRAEAAAVLTGLDGELGHAG